In Thermococcus thioreducens, a genomic segment contains:
- a CDS encoding MBL fold metallo-hydrolase yields MALRKLGDSVYLYPGSPSTLVKVIEGGAVIVDPGHGSGRHKDLRREVRKLGVKIAAQLATHGHADHIAVAPRINAPLFIHRFEFSIAESPLNRELLTFGSKAPEGFLAYQFPEEVKVHAVFEWGDEPFGLKAVKLNGHSPGMTGFLDGENGLVYAGDAFFGERVIEAVGLPYLVDPELFKASIKELQNYAEKGFLLIPSHGKTVKGEEAIELLNFNLGRVEEMESIILELLKTPMSIDELALRIMEHYGVKPTPQKLALNLVPLRAFIAQLYNEGRVEALVEKGLKWRVRGN; encoded by the coding sequence ATGGCGCTAAGGAAACTGGGTGATTCGGTTTACCTATATCCCGGAAGCCCTTCGACCCTCGTGAAGGTGATCGAAGGGGGAGCGGTCATCGTTGACCCCGGTCACGGAAGTGGGAGGCATAAAGATCTTAGGCGGGAGGTCAGGAAGCTTGGAGTCAAAATAGCCGCCCAGCTCGCAACGCATGGCCACGCGGACCACATCGCGGTGGCGCCCAGGATAAACGCCCCCCTCTTCATCCACCGCTTCGAGTTCTCCATCGCCGAGAGCCCTCTCAACAGGGAACTCCTCACCTTCGGCTCGAAGGCACCGGAGGGATTCTTAGCCTACCAGTTTCCTGAGGAGGTTAAAGTTCACGCAGTCTTCGAGTGGGGGGATGAGCCGTTCGGCCTAAAGGCCGTCAAGCTGAACGGGCATTCACCAGGAATGACTGGCTTTCTGGACGGGGAGAACGGCCTCGTATACGCGGGAGATGCCTTCTTCGGTGAGAGGGTGATAGAGGCCGTCGGCCTTCCGTACCTCGTCGATCCAGAGTTATTTAAAGCTTCAATTAAAGAACTACAGAATTATGCAGAAAAGGGCTTCCTGCTCATACCCTCCCATGGAAAGACCGTGAAGGGCGAGGAGGCGATTGAACTGCTCAACTTCAACCTTGGGCGCGTTGAGGAGATGGAGAGCATCATACTCGAACTCCTTAAAACCCCAATGAGCATCGATGAGCTGGCCCTCAGGATTATGGAGCACTACGGCGTGAAACCCACTCCCCAGAAGCTCGCCCTCAACCTCGTCCCGCTGAGGGCCTTTATAGCCCAGCTCTACAACGAAGGGAGAGTTGAGGCCCTTGTTGAGAAGGGGCTGAAGTGGAGGGTTAGAGGGAATTGA
- a CDS encoding DUF4405 domain-containing protein yields MARWTAPAWLRGTIDLVLTIVFVILAVSGIALYLAPSGRIADTIGWTFLGLDKDTWTNVHTYMGFAMIGLIAAHLIIGFRSMLTMLRMGFRQSRWKPAVAFLLTMGLVLGGFQAYKAYFTEEDSTESTDYVAYLPSETNDTTYTYVEITGSMLKTYTLQQLADIYGVSADELAEVLKEDYGIEAKTDELLEVIEANNGLDREVFKEELASAIEKLLGISNAETNTTSETAEGGES; encoded by the coding sequence ATGGCAAGGTGGACGGCTCCAGCATGGCTGAGGGGCACAATAGACCTCGTCCTCACCATAGTGTTTGTAATACTTGCCGTATCCGGGATAGCCCTCTACCTGGCACCATCGGGAAGGATAGCGGACACAATAGGATGGACGTTTCTGGGGCTGGACAAGGATACATGGACAAACGTACACACGTACATGGGCTTTGCCATGATAGGACTTATAGCGGCACACCTGATAATAGGCTTCAGAAGCATGCTCACCATGCTCAGAATGGGCTTCAGGCAGAGCAGGTGGAAGCCAGCAGTGGCTTTTCTGCTCACCATGGGGCTCGTCCTCGGCGGATTCCAGGCGTACAAGGCGTACTTCACGGAGGAAGACTCAACGGAGAGCACCGATTATGTCGCCTATCTCCCGAGTGAGACCAACGACACAACCTACACGTACGTGGAGATAACCGGCTCAATGCTGAAGACGTACACCCTCCAGCAACTGGCGGACATCTACGGCGTCTCGGCCGATGAGCTGGCAGAGGTGCTGAAGGAGGACTACGGTATTGAGGCCAAGACCGACGAGCTGCTTGAGGTCATAGAGGCCAACAACGGACTGGATCGCGAAGTGTTCAAGGAAGAACTGGCTTCGGCCATTGAAAAGCTCCTTGGAATAAGCAATGCTGAAACCAACACCACGTCGGAAACAGCGGAAGGGGGTGAAAGCTGA
- the taw2 gene encoding tRNA(Phe) (4-demethylwyosine(37)-C(7)) aminocarboxypropyltransferase Taw2, translating to MTRTQLIKPRIREMISGELPEGLVKMLPKHWVRIGDVLIIPIRPELEPYKHRIAEVYAEVLGAKTVLRKGRIGGEFRETNYEILYGNDTVTIHIENGIRYKLDVARIMFSPANVKERVRMAEVAKPGELVVDMFAGIGHLSLPMAVHGKARVIAIEKSPYTFRFLVENIELNKVQDRMTAYNIDNRDFPGENIADRILMGYVVTTHEFIPKALSIAKDEAIIHYHNTVPERLMPDEPFRTFRNIAREHGYEAEKLNELVIKRYAPGVWHVVVDVRVFKK from the coding sequence ATGACGAGGACGCAGCTGATAAAGCCCCGCATCAGGGAGATGATCTCAGGGGAGCTCCCGGAGGGGCTCGTGAAGATGCTCCCAAAACACTGGGTTCGGATAGGGGACGTGCTGATTATTCCCATCCGTCCCGAGCTTGAACCCTACAAGCACCGCATAGCGGAGGTATACGCGGAAGTTCTCGGCGCCAAGACCGTTCTCAGGAAGGGGCGCATAGGCGGCGAGTTCAGGGAGACCAACTATGAGATACTTTACGGAAACGATACAGTGACGATCCACATAGAGAACGGGATCAGGTACAAGCTCGACGTGGCAAGGATAATGTTCTCTCCGGCCAACGTCAAGGAGCGCGTTAGAATGGCAGAGGTCGCGAAGCCCGGGGAACTTGTGGTGGACATGTTCGCGGGAATCGGACACCTGAGCCTGCCGATGGCCGTCCACGGGAAGGCGAGGGTCATAGCAATAGAGAAGAGCCCCTACACCTTCAGGTTTCTAGTCGAGAATATCGAGCTCAACAAAGTCCAGGACAGGATGACGGCCTACAACATCGACAACCGCGACTTCCCCGGAGAGAACATAGCCGACAGGATTCTGATGGGCTACGTTGTTACAACCCACGAGTTCATCCCCAAGGCTCTCAGCATAGCCAAGGACGAAGCGATAATCCACTACCACAACACCGTGCCCGAGAGGCTGATGCCGGATGAGCCTTTCAGGACGTTCCGGAACATAGCCCGGGAGCACGGCTATGAGGCTGAAAAGCTCAACGAGCTGGTCATCAAGCGCTACGCTCCCGGTGTCTGGCACGTCGTCGTTGACGTGAGGGTTTTTAAAAAATAA
- a CDS encoding DUF2202 domain-containing protein: MRKIWFGIGLIALLVGMSIGAVSAYMGTPGPNPYASQTTAPATSSTLDTYYSDLSQEEIDGLLWMVEEEKLARDVYLTLYDQTGLVVFSNIANSEQMHMDAVLNLIEKYNLTAPDTLDQVGVFQNEQLQNLYNQLVEMGSQSVVDALKVGALIEETDIVDLQERIAQTDNEDIKLVYENLMTGSENHLRAFAGQLEAYGVTYEPQVVSEDYYQSVIGTTPSHGYGGHGMIAAQGQAGGMQEWGIMAGIASAFRHAWAWMNGLAQRIGTPI, translated from the coding sequence ATGAGGAAGATATGGTTCGGAATTGGGCTGATAGCCCTGCTGGTGGGAATGTCCATCGGGGCGGTTTCAGCGTACATGGGGACCCCAGGACCTAACCCGTACGCATCCCAAACAACCGCCCCGGCGACGAGCAGTACCCTTGACACTTACTACTCAGACCTGAGCCAGGAGGAGATAGATGGTCTCCTCTGGATGGTCGAGGAGGAAAAGCTCGCAAGGGACGTCTACCTGACGCTGTACGATCAGACTGGACTGGTGGTGTTCAGCAACATCGCCAACAGCGAGCAGATGCACATGGATGCCGTGTTGAACCTCATTGAGAAGTACAACCTGACCGCTCCGGACACACTCGACCAAGTGGGCGTCTTCCAGAACGAGCAGCTCCAGAACCTCTACAACCAGCTTGTCGAGATGGGAAGCCAGAGCGTTGTAGATGCCCTCAAGGTTGGGGCACTGATAGAAGAAACCGACATAGTGGATCTTCAGGAGAGGATAGCCCAGACCGACAACGAGGACATAAAACTCGTCTATGAGAACCTCATGACCGGAAGTGAGAACCACCTCAGGGCCTTCGCGGGCCAGCTTGAGGCCTACGGGGTGACCTATGAGCCGCAGGTTGTGAGTGAGGACTACTACCAGAGCGTTATCGGCACAACACCCAGCCACGGGTACGGAGGTCACGGCATGATAGCAGCCCAAGGGCAGGCGGGAGGAATGCAGGAATGGGGCATCATGGCGGGTATAGCCAGCGCCTTCAGGCACGCCTGGGCGTGGATGAACGGGCTCGCCCAGAGGATTGGAACGCCCATCTGA
- a CDS encoding type I restriction enzyme HsdR N-terminal domain-containing protein, which produces MEELRNAIINVLRKVRAHRNLYVRNEEAVKQHLIGEIFQALGWDWNNPEEVRPEERTEDGRADYSLILDGGVFAYVEAKNMGVNILKRDEPLRQLARYCFNSGVRYGILTNGTVWIAVKAFEEGSRLWDRVLVAVNVEEEPLERAVLKLSLLSKARIRDIERLSSLLKALELSFEGLRREGYSEKTLVEYLTSREGSTTVPVTELRGDESPKAAYVYDNGWKLLPLPEKSIKGVLLAVLLYIEKKSSGYQREEIRKAYEHIRTLKLDPKTALEVLRKLEEEEKLRIAVEL; this is translated from the coding sequence ATGGAGGAGCTCAGAAACGCTATCATCAACGTCCTCAGGAAGGTGCGTGCCCACAGAAACCTCTACGTCAGGAATGAGGAGGCAGTAAAGCAGCACCTCATCGGTGAGATCTTTCAGGCGCTCGGCTGGGACTGGAACAACCCGGAGGAGGTTCGGCCGGAGGAGAGAACCGAGGATGGAAGGGCAGACTACTCCCTTATCCTGGACGGAGGGGTCTTCGCCTACGTCGAGGCGAAGAACATGGGTGTGAACATCCTGAAAAGGGACGAGCCGCTCCGCCAGCTGGCGAGGTACTGCTTCAACTCCGGCGTGAGGTACGGTATTCTCACCAACGGCACCGTTTGGATAGCTGTCAAGGCCTTTGAGGAGGGCTCCCGCCTCTGGGACAGGGTTCTGGTTGCAGTAAACGTCGAGGAAGAGCCCCTTGAAAGGGCTGTTCTCAAGCTCTCCCTGCTCTCCAAAGCAAGGATAAGGGACATTGAGAGGCTTTCCTCCCTGCTCAAGGCGCTGGAGCTGAGCTTCGAGGGACTGAGGAGGGAGGGCTATTCGGAAAAAACCCTCGTCGAGTATCTGACCTCCCGCGAGGGCTCCACGACGGTTCCAGTAACGGAGCTCCGTGGAGACGAGAGTCCGAAGGCGGCATACGTCTATGACAACGGCTGGAAACTCCTGCCCCTGCCGGAGAAGAGCATCAAGGGCGTTCTCCTTGCAGTTCTGCTGTACATCGAGAAGAAATCGTCTGGCTACCAGCGGGAGGAGATAAGAAAGGCCTACGAGCACATCAGGACGCTTAAGCTCGACCCAAAAACGGCACTGGAGGTACTCCGGAAGCTTGAGGAAGAAGAAAAGCTGAGAATAGCCGTGGAGCTTTAG
- the cas4 gene encoding CRISPR-associated protein Cas4, protein MRANGNHNENDGFIEFYASEALTCPRRIYFRLKGYPERWPEFVRVRLNQGINTHNVLGEILERRFGFELEKHMVLRSNRLGFEIHGRVDAIRDFPIEIKGKTSLPKNPYDYHLAQLNIYLRWAEAEYGYLYYIKLHEEPMKVISRIDFSRFPIVRGPNFKAFEVPYDGKLFRETLKHFYSVKRAYEKGKPPEGWNNYTCRFCPYRYLCYPDEE, encoded by the coding sequence ATGAGGGCCAATGGGAATCACAACGAAAACGATGGGTTCATCGAGTTTTACGCCAGCGAGGCATTGACCTGTCCGAGGAGGATATACTTCAGACTGAAGGGCTATCCCGAGAGGTGGCCGGAGTTCGTTAGAGTGAGGCTGAACCAGGGAATAAACACCCACAACGTTCTCGGGGAGATTCTGGAGAGAAGGTTCGGCTTTGAGCTTGAGAAGCACATGGTACTCCGCTCCAACCGGCTTGGTTTTGAGATACACGGAAGGGTCGATGCCATACGGGACTTCCCCATCGAGATAAAGGGAAAAACGAGCCTTCCGAAGAACCCCTACGACTATCATCTGGCCCAGCTCAACATATACCTCCGCTGGGCCGAGGCGGAGTACGGCTACCTCTACTACATCAAGCTCCACGAGGAGCCCATGAAGGTTATCAGCAGGATAGACTTCTCTCGTTTCCCCATCGTCAGGGGGCCGAACTTCAAGGCCTTTGAGGTTCCCTACGACGGCAAGCTCTTCAGGGAGACATTGAAGCACTTCTACTCCGTCAAGCGCGCGTACGAGAAAGGAAAGCCCCCGGAGGGGTGGAACAACTATACCTGCAGGTTCTGTCCGTACAGGTATCTGTGCTATCCGGACGAGGAATGA
- a CDS encoding Rossmann-like domain-containing protein, whose amino-acid sequence MLLREIKRRALDIIDEDFRLLDFSFALPYSYVLIEGKRGSALGVAMTLPGEVGRYQNSIREPSLEGFIQKADSLNVIERTLGIAAINALSQYLLDVSNAPKVDVVELLEDDVEKVAVVGNMPPVVSSLRESGFEVMVFERNPKLWDRETLSDALEYWLLPEVDALIVSGSAIINGTLGMMLDRAKRARLFVLTGPSAQLLPDFLRGTGVTHLASMSVVDVESAIVRLKLGSFRGFEAGSRKYVLEV is encoded by the coding sequence ATGTTGCTGAGGGAGATTAAACGGAGGGCACTGGATATAATAGACGAGGACTTTCGGCTACTTGACTTCTCCTTTGCACTTCCGTACAGCTACGTTCTCATCGAGGGGAAGCGCGGTTCAGCGCTGGGCGTGGCCATGACACTGCCCGGAGAGGTGGGCAGGTATCAAAACTCCATCCGAGAGCCCTCGCTGGAGGGATTTATTCAAAAGGCAGACAGCCTCAACGTGATCGAAAGGACCCTTGGAATCGCCGCCATAAACGCCCTTTCCCAGTACCTCCTGGACGTATCAAACGCCCCGAAGGTGGATGTTGTTGAGCTTCTGGAGGACGACGTTGAAAAAGTCGCGGTTGTTGGAAACATGCCCCCCGTTGTTTCGAGCCTCCGTGAGAGCGGATTCGAGGTTATGGTTTTTGAGCGGAATCCCAAGCTCTGGGACAGAGAAACATTAAGCGATGCCCTTGAGTACTGGCTCCTTCCGGAGGTGGATGCCCTCATAGTCAGCGGCTCGGCAATAATCAACGGAACCCTTGGCATGATGCTGGACAGGGCGAAGAGGGCCAGGCTCTTTGTCCTTACCGGCCCAAGCGCCCAGCTCCTCCCGGATTTCCTGAGGGGCACTGGGGTAACGCACCTCGCATCAATGAGTGTTGTGGATGTTGAATCCGCCATCGTGAGGCTCAAACTCGGCTCCTTCAGGGGTTTTGAGGCGGGGAGCAGAAAGTACGTGCTGGAGGTATGA
- a CDS encoding class II glutamine amidotransferase — protein sequence MCRILFATGEGREIVPLLDAIVKASENDPYKEKRGRGKQHRDGWGYVLLKDGTVRHYRSMRPIFEDTGAVKALRGELTGFVTLMVHSRAASQGVKSLFNVQPFVFSSRHGFTFWLLHNGDLDKSRIIELADLDEKELENVSDTYVFGTYLCRRLQSPTLSNLLVHYRTIEETTKSLFNTVTLFHRSGGDFIAFITARMSESYMGDPLNYEYGKLLLLRRENLFAVVSSTLELYYPAEYEEVPNETAFCVRIRGDAFEVETVHL from the coding sequence ATGTGCCGGATACTCTTCGCCACCGGGGAGGGTAGGGAAATCGTCCCCCTCCTCGACGCGATAGTCAAAGCATCGGAAAACGACCCGTACAAGGAAAAACGTGGGAGGGGAAAGCAACACCGCGACGGCTGGGGCTACGTGCTCCTGAAAGATGGAACCGTGAGGCACTACCGGTCGATGAGGCCCATATTCGAGGACACCGGAGCCGTGAAGGCCCTGCGGGGTGAGCTCACAGGCTTTGTGACGCTTATGGTGCACTCCCGGGCGGCGTCTCAGGGCGTTAAGAGCCTCTTCAACGTCCAGCCCTTTGTCTTCTCCTCAAGGCACGGCTTTACATTCTGGCTCCTCCACAACGGCGACCTCGACAAGTCCCGCATCATAGAGCTGGCAGACCTCGATGAGAAGGAGCTTGAAAACGTCTCGGACACCTACGTCTTCGGGACATACCTCTGCAGAAGGCTCCAGAGTCCGACATTGAGCAACCTGCTGGTTCACTACAGGACAATCGAGGAGACCACGAAGTCCCTCTTCAACACCGTGACACTCTTCCACCGCTCGGGGGGAGACTTCATCGCGTTTATCACGGCAAGGATGAGTGAGAGCTACATGGGGGATCCTCTGAACTACGAGTACGGCAAGCTTCTGCTCCTAAGAAGAGAGAATCTCTTCGCGGTGGTCTCCTCAACCCTGGAGCTCTACTATCCGGCGGAATACGAGGAGGTTCCAAACGAAACGGCATTCTGCGTGCGCATCCGCGGGGATGCGTTTGAAGTCGAGACAGTGCATCTGTGA
- a CDS encoding ArsR/SmtB family transcription factor, translating to MVESIQEITVIAEALSSPVRVKILKMLCEKEWYVYELAKSLGISRQLLYLHLKKLEKANLVESELRLEPNDPRAKKYYRAKPFKFVVDNETIKNLKEV from the coding sequence ATGGTCGAGAGCATACAAGAGATAACAGTGATTGCAGAGGCCCTGAGCTCTCCCGTGAGGGTGAAAATACTCAAAATGCTCTGCGAAAAGGAGTGGTATGTCTATGAGCTGGCTAAGAGCCTCGGCATTTCTCGCCAGCTGCTCTACCTCCATCTCAAAAAGCTCGAAAAGGCCAACCTAGTCGAGAGCGAGCTCCGTCTGGAGCCCAACGACCCCAGGGCAAAGAAGTACTACCGGGCAAAGCCGTTTAAGTTCGTCGTTGATAATGAGACCATAAAGAACCTTAAGGAGGTGTGA
- a CDS encoding CBS domain-containing protein: MDTNAPIKVYMTRKLIGVEPNDSIRRACEVMVEFDIGSLVVVENGKVVGFFTKSDVIRRVVIPGLPNTTPVREIMSGELISVDSNTPLREVLDLMAKKGIKHMLIEENGEIVGIFSLSDLLTASRRRLETAIAAE, translated from the coding sequence ATGGACACAAACGCCCCGATTAAAGTCTACATGACGAGAAAGCTCATCGGCGTTGAGCCAAACGATAGCATACGGCGGGCCTGCGAGGTCATGGTGGAGTTCGACATAGGCTCCCTCGTCGTCGTTGAGAATGGAAAGGTCGTCGGCTTCTTTACGAAGAGCGACGTTATACGGAGGGTCGTGATCCCAGGGCTCCCCAACACGACCCCCGTGAGGGAAATAATGAGCGGGGAGCTGATAAGCGTCGACTCCAACACTCCCCTCAGAGAGGTGCTCGACCTGATGGCGAAAAAGGGCATCAAGCACATGCTCATCGAGGAGAACGGGGAGATAGTCGGAATATTCAGCCTGAGCGACCTACTCACCGCCAGCAGGAGAAGGCTTGAGACAGCCATAGCGGCTGAGTGA
- a CDS encoding 2-phosphoglycerate kinase → MIIVTDPERKIRLPFSRGILTRSITLAGVEVGIAYIIATEVQKELNEKRRKLVTTEEIRELTYRKLLEHGLSEAAKRYLFWRQLRRLKIPITILLGGATGVGKSTIATELAFRLGIRSVIGTDTIREVMRKIIAPELLPDLHTSSFLAWRTFHSPRTGRSPLIDGFENQVRHVSVGIAAVLERAYKEGFNAIIEGIHLVPGYVELKENSFMYVITVSGRKDLEARFYERARYSKRPADYYLKHLDAIIEIQGFIVDRAKEHGIPVINNVELEKTVNEIMEDIMGRLMERTEAKMKF, encoded by the coding sequence ATGATAATCGTCACCGACCCGGAGAGAAAGATACGCCTGCCCTTTTCGAGGGGCATCCTTACGCGCTCTATAACCCTGGCGGGCGTTGAGGTGGGCATAGCCTACATCATCGCTACTGAAGTTCAGAAGGAGCTCAACGAGAAGAGGCGCAAACTTGTGACAACCGAGGAGATAAGAGAACTGACGTACAGGAAGCTCCTTGAGCACGGCCTCAGCGAAGCGGCGAAGCGCTACCTCTTCTGGCGCCAGCTCAGGAGGCTTAAGATACCCATAACCATACTCCTCGGAGGCGCAACGGGCGTCGGCAAGTCGACGATAGCTACCGAGCTGGCCTTCCGCCTCGGCATAAGGAGCGTTATAGGCACTGACACGATAAGGGAAGTCATGAGGAAGATAATCGCCCCGGAACTGCTGCCCGATTTGCATACATCATCGTTCCTTGCATGGAGGACGTTTCACAGCCCCCGAACCGGACGGTCTCCCCTAATAGACGGTTTTGAGAATCAGGTCCGGCACGTTTCGGTCGGCATAGCGGCTGTCCTAGAACGGGCCTATAAAGAGGGCTTCAACGCAATAATCGAGGGCATTCACCTTGTCCCGGGCTACGTGGAGCTCAAGGAGAACAGCTTCATGTATGTGATAACGGTCAGCGGGAGAAAGGACTTGGAGGCCAGGTTCTACGAGAGGGCGCGCTACAGCAAGCGTCCCGCTGATTACTACCTGAAACACCTGGACGCGATAATCGAGATACAGGGATTTATCGTGGACAGGGCGAAGGAGCACGGAATCCCCGTTATAAACAATGTCGAGCTTGAAAAGACCGTCAATGAAATAATGGAGGACATAATGGGACGGCTCATGGAGAGGACGGAGGCGAAGATGAAATTCTAA
- a CDS encoding metallophosphoesterase family protein has protein sequence MIRIAHISDTHITGESAYKGYAYDLIVNEINRGNFDFVIHTGDVTNQGLREEYERAAYELRKIQKPLVVIPGNHDVRNVGYTLFERFIGPLNGVFEFKDGVVIWVDSTIPDLSDGRVGGHKFRWLKKKLEEYSDRKFKIVASHHHLVPLPDTGRERNVLFNAGDVLDLLLRHEVNLYTCGHKHVPNVYRIEDMVVDNAGCTSCRKTRKGDVNSYNVITLYDDGRIEVRIKRVTGEQVVKEHRPVRPKLFVPKGKRLIRIIQMSESNVSDRIYFRRKVLENAIRTINEKLKPDIVIHCGDVVDMGIERYYERAYEFYEMIKAEKLIVPGHNDITYLGYDLFLEYFGEPEIKELGGFTFIPVISAQYETPIGVVGRIGQRRLAVRLEEYRESFTVVVMHHNIVPIPKSREVGFLEDAGDVLRVITKREANLVLTGHGGNSFGLKVEKTPIVNSGSISWELHRNPYGNTFNVIDVYRDMVVVFEIQATWGSGRLVGIWKIKAPFRISSSPPSSP, from the coding sequence ATGATAAGGATAGCCCACATAAGCGACACCCACATAACGGGCGAGAGCGCCTACAAGGGGTACGCCTACGACCTCATAGTCAACGAAATAAACAGGGGCAACTTCGACTTCGTAATCCACACCGGCGACGTGACCAACCAGGGACTGCGGGAGGAGTACGAGAGGGCCGCCTACGAACTCCGGAAAATCCAGAAGCCGCTGGTTGTCATTCCTGGCAACCACGATGTCAGGAACGTCGGCTATACACTCTTTGAAAGGTTCATCGGGCCGCTGAACGGAGTCTTTGAGTTCAAAGACGGCGTCGTGATATGGGTCGACTCCACGATTCCGGACTTAAGCGATGGTCGCGTTGGCGGCCACAAGTTCAGATGGCTGAAGAAGAAGCTGGAGGAGTACTCGGACAGGAAGTTCAAGATAGTGGCCTCACACCACCATCTGGTGCCCCTTCCGGACACGGGAAGGGAGAGGAACGTGCTCTTCAATGCCGGCGACGTCCTCGACCTCCTTCTCAGGCACGAGGTCAACCTCTACACCTGCGGACATAAACACGTCCCCAACGTTTACAGAATAGAGGACATGGTGGTGGACAACGCGGGCTGTACCTCCTGCAGGAAAACCCGCAAGGGCGACGTCAACAGCTACAACGTCATAACACTTTACGATGACGGGAGGATAGAGGTGAGGATAAAGCGCGTCACAGGCGAGCAGGTGGTAAAAGAGCACAGGCCAGTGAGGCCAAAGCTCTTCGTCCCAAAGGGTAAAAGGCTCATCAGGATAATCCAGATGAGTGAGAGCAACGTCTCGGACAGGATATACTTCAGGAGAAAGGTTCTGGAGAACGCTATCAGGACGATAAATGAAAAGCTGAAGCCGGACATTGTGATCCACTGTGGCGACGTCGTGGATATGGGGATAGAGCGCTACTATGAGAGGGCATACGAGTTCTACGAGATGATAAAGGCGGAAAAGCTGATCGTCCCGGGCCACAACGATATAACTTACCTTGGCTACGACCTGTTCCTTGAGTACTTTGGCGAGCCGGAGATAAAGGAGCTGGGCGGCTTCACGTTCATCCCGGTCATAAGCGCTCAGTACGAGACGCCCATAGGCGTCGTGGGAAGGATAGGCCAGAGAAGGCTCGCAGTGCGTCTCGAAGAGTACAGGGAGAGCTTTACCGTCGTAGTCATGCACCACAACATAGTCCCCATACCCAAAAGCAGGGAGGTCGGCTTCCTGGAGGATGCCGGCGACGTCCTTCGCGTTATTACAAAGCGGGAAGCGAACCTTGTGCTGACCGGCCACGGCGGCAACTCCTTTGGGCTTAAGGTAGAGAAAACGCCAATCGTCAATTCAGGCTCCATAAGCTGGGAGCTCCACAGAAATCCATACGGGAACACCTTCAATGTGATAGACGTCTACCGGGACATGGTCGTTGTCTTCGAGATCCAGGCAACGTGGGGCTCGGGGAGGCTGGTGGGGATATGGAAGATAAAGGCACCCTTTAGAATTTCATCTTCGCCTCCGTCCTCTCCATGA
- a CDS encoding AIR synthase family protein — MLPPGKIPPEKLRELVFNHLGARGERVIIGADLGIDAAAIDFGSSILVASTDPITGAEKGIGFYAVHINANDVATFGARPKWFLVSILLPENADESLLAGIMEELHKSASKLGVAIVGGHTEVTPGLERPIVVGTMLGEVDQEKLVTSNGAKPGDAVIVTKWAGLEGTSIIASERSGELERAFGREFVEKARSFIEMISVVEDALTANEVGVHAMHDPTEGGIANGLHEMADAAGVGFRVYRERIPIREETLKICGFYNLDPLALISSGTLMVAAPKEQAKAVVEALRGKGINAAVIGEFVEDPGVKVIVENGKERPLERPESDELWKVV, encoded by the coding sequence ATGCTGCCTCCAGGCAAAATCCCCCCGGAGAAGCTCAGGGAACTGGTCTTTAACCATCTAGGGGCTAGAGGGGAGAGGGTTATAATCGGCGCTGACCTCGGCATAGATGCCGCCGCCATTGATTTCGGTTCTTCCATTCTCGTGGCATCGACAGACCCGATAACCGGGGCCGAAAAGGGGATAGGCTTCTACGCGGTTCACATCAACGCCAATGACGTAGCTACGTTTGGAGCCAGGCCAAAGTGGTTCCTGGTGAGCATACTCCTGCCGGAGAACGCGGATGAAAGCCTCTTGGCCGGAATAATGGAGGAGCTGCATAAAAGCGCATCGAAGCTCGGGGTTGCCATAGTCGGCGGCCACACCGAGGTGACTCCCGGTCTTGAGAGGCCGATAGTGGTAGGAACGATGCTCGGTGAGGTTGATCAGGAGAAGCTCGTAACCTCCAACGGGGCCAAGCCTGGAGATGCTGTTATTGTCACCAAATGGGCCGGCCTTGAGGGGACGTCGATAATAGCCAGCGAGAGAAGCGGAGAGCTGGAGAGGGCCTTTGGAAGAGAGTTCGTGGAAAAAGCCAGGTCTTTTATCGAGATGATAAGCGTTGTGGAAGATGCACTCACGGCCAACGAGGTCGGCGTCCATGCCATGCACGATCCTACTGAGGGAGGCATAGCCAACGGGCTCCACGAGATGGCGGATGCCGCTGGAGTAGGCTTCCGCGTTTACAGGGAGAGGATTCCCATCAGGGAAGAGACGCTGAAGATATGCGGGTTCTACAATCTAGACCCGCTGGCTCTGATAAGCTCCGGAACACTGATGGTAGCCGCCCCTAAAGAGCAAGCTAAAGCTGTCGTTGAAGCCCTGAGGGGGAAGGGCATAAACGCCGCGGTTATAGGTGAGTTCGTGGAAGACCCGGGCGTAAAGGTAATCGTCGAGAACGGAAAGGAAAGACCCCTTGAGAGGCCCGAAAGCGACGAGCTCTGGAAGGTAGTCTAA